Proteins from a single region of Acidianus ambivalens:
- a CDS encoding amidohydrolase family protein, whose amino-acid sequence MTIIKNVNMLGVKLSNITLNDGANTVIDAEGRIAFPSFFDMHVHLENALSLKETGENDSGTLNEAVERWAKIRDSLSVEELKNRIKKAIILEIFNGVTHVRNHADTCSKNINSVKASLEVKEEMKDFVDIQVVAFPEQGIFNCNEDEFKRAAEISDIIGGKPDGEDNEDLGKKHLELISSLSLKLNKSIDSHIDQGDEPTRFSEYLLGLRNGHIALSHLTSIHSDNDEYVSRLIRLIKKRNASVISSPLTTVFLNGRFDKYPKRRGLTRIKQLLSEGVNVALGHDDFQNPFFPFGFGDIIQALWLAVLMEQANLKDAEAWIDLITRNAEIEWTLSTSFKPSEDIVILDAKSLREQLSTLSTRFMVIRKGKIIAYSNRSGEVFLNDSKINPYDLIA is encoded by the coding sequence ATGACAATAATAAAAAATGTAAATATGCTAGGTGTAAAGTTAAGTAATATAACTTTAAATGATGGAGCTAATACAGTAATTGATGCCGAAGGTAGAATTGCCTTTCCATCATTTTTTGATATGCATGTTCATTTAGAGAATGCATTAAGTTTGAAAGAAACAGGAGAAAATGATTCTGGAACTCTAAATGAAGCAGTTGAAAGGTGGGCAAAAATTAGAGATTCACTTAGCGTGGAAGAGTTAAAGAATAGAATTAAAAAGGCAATAATTCTGGAGATATTCAACGGAGTAACTCACGTTAGAAACCACGCTGACACTTGTTCAAAGAATATCAATTCAGTGAAAGCTTCCCTAGAGGTTAAAGAAGAAATGAAGGATTTCGTTGACATCCAAGTTGTAGCATTTCCAGAACAAGGAATCTTTAATTGTAATGAGGATGAGTTTAAGAGAGCAGCAGAAATTTCTGACATAATAGGAGGAAAGCCTGACGGCGAAGATAATGAAGACCTTGGCAAGAAGCATTTGGAATTAATTTCGTCTTTGTCCCTTAAGCTGAATAAAAGTATAGATTCTCATATAGATCAAGGAGACGAGCCAACTAGATTTTCAGAGTATCTGCTCGGTTTAAGGAATGGTCATATAGCACTATCTCATTTAACTTCAATTCATTCTGACAATGACGAATATGTTTCTAGGCTGATAAGGTTAATAAAAAAGAGGAATGCGTCAGTAATTAGCTCTCCATTAACTACAGTATTTCTTAACGGAAGGTTCGATAAATATCCAAAGAGAAGGGGATTAACTAGGATTAAACAACTTTTAAGCGAAGGAGTTAATGTAGCCTTAGGGCATGACGACTTTCAGAATCCATTCTTTCCTTTCGGATTCGGTGATATAATTCAAGCTTTATGGCTAGCAGTTTTAATGGAGCAGGCTAACTTAAAAGATGCAGAAGCTTGGATTGACTTAATTACAAGAAATGCTGAGATTGAGTGGACTTTGTCAACGTCTTTTAAGCCTTCAGAAGATATAGTTATCTTGGACGCAAAAAGTTTGAGGGAACAGTTATCTACTCTTTCTACAAGGTTTATGGTTATTAGGAAAGGTAAAATAATAGCATATTCGAATAGGAGTGGGGAAGTTTTCTTAAATGATTCCAAGATAAATCCTTATGACCTTATTGCTTAA
- a CDS encoding amidohydrolase family protein: protein MIFKNARIITSKGILEADFKVEDGKFKEIKKEITPIGEEKVIDLSGYYVLPSVIDGHTHFNSRFLGAREIIPTADDYKTGSEVALAGGITSFINFIDPGKGEDVLKKVKEEIEKASNQSMVDYSFHLIVRDGEHIKYLDEIFKLGIKSVKVFMAYKGSMQLDDENIMRTMRKVKELGGVVAVHAENGDVIDELQKEYGNKEEAIYHALTRPPEVEEEAVNRVSMMAYLTKAKTYIVHVSSPNSLKIIEAWKKKGAEVYAETCPHYLVFDESYYNRPDGKRFIMSPPLRSKEMRKELVDNLKNIFTLGSDYSGYMSVYKDKALSYIEVPNGVASTEFLVPTIMSLMFDGYISPEHVAEITSEDQIKLYGIKGKGFSIGSDADFTVIKREDWVVKDWHGKMDHSIYEGVKFKAKVVKTFIKGELAFDEDVKGSKGEMLKR from the coding sequence ATGATATTTAAGAACGCAAGAATTATTACATCTAAAGGAATATTGGAAGCAGACTTTAAGGTAGAGGATGGTAAATTTAAGGAAATTAAGAAGGAAATTACGCCTATAGGAGAAGAGAAAGTAATTGATTTATCTGGTTATTACGTTCTGCCGAGCGTTATTGATGGGCATACTCATTTCAATTCCAGATTTTTGGGCGCAAGGGAAATTATACCCACCGCCGACGATTATAAGACTGGAAGCGAAGTTGCATTAGCTGGCGGTATAACCTCATTTATCAACTTCATAGATCCAGGCAAAGGAGAAGATGTATTAAAGAAGGTAAAAGAAGAAATAGAGAAAGCATCTAATCAGTCTATGGTAGATTATTCTTTTCACCTCATTGTAAGGGATGGGGAGCATATCAAGTACTTAGACGAAATATTTAAACTAGGAATAAAGAGCGTTAAAGTTTTCATGGCTTATAAAGGGAGTATGCAGTTAGATGATGAGAATATAATGAGAACTATGAGGAAAGTTAAGGAATTAGGAGGTGTAGTAGCAGTACATGCAGAGAACGGAGACGTTATAGATGAATTACAGAAAGAATATGGTAATAAAGAGGAGGCAATTTATCATGCGTTGACTAGGCCTCCTGAAGTGGAAGAAGAAGCAGTAAATAGAGTCTCAATGATGGCTTATCTAACTAAAGCTAAAACTTATATAGTTCACGTTTCTTCTCCTAATTCGTTAAAGATAATTGAGGCATGGAAGAAAAAAGGTGCAGAAGTTTATGCGGAGACATGCCCTCACTATCTCGTTTTCGATGAAAGTTATTATAATAGACCAGACGGTAAGAGGTTCATAATGTCCCCTCCTTTAAGGAGTAAGGAAATGAGAAAAGAGTTAGTAGATAATTTGAAAAATATTTTTACATTGGGCAGTGATTATTCCGGTTATATGTCTGTTTATAAGGATAAGGCATTAAGTTACATAGAAGTACCTAACGGTGTCGCTTCAACAGAATTCCTGGTGCCTACTATAATGAGCTTAATGTTTGATGGCTATATTTCGCCAGAACATGTAGCTGAGATAACCTCTGAAGATCAAATAAAACTTTACGGAATTAAAGGCAAAGGCTTCAGTATTGGTTCTGATGCGGATTTTACTGTAATAAAGAGAGAAGATTGGGTAGTTAAAGATTGGCACGGTAAAATGGATCATTCAATTTATGAAGGTGTAAAATTTAAGGCTAAAGTTGTAAAGACGTTCATCAAGGGGGAATTAGCTTTTGATGAAGATGTAAAAGGATCTAAAGGCGAGATGCTGAAGAGATGA
- a CDS encoding xanthine dehydrogenase family protein molybdopterin-binding subunit, with product MGWTINYVDDITIDGNYEYVAFIRSQLKHAKFSIAGKAFTYEDLKEFKIPTVYDKSSLRIPDVPLLPKYKAVYKFQPLGIVIGNDRYDAFDKIEEVEVNYEPYEGPVYEEVPDNIIFKDGNGKGEVSSENEFNLRVDFNRNAPYSMETRIVAVKNQGDQLIIHLSTQIPTVVKMLVSEMLEIPQNRISIIVPNVGGGFGLKQDVNYEELSVIALAYKLNKNLKWVETRTENVMTSQARDQTHELRVGYRNSGKLDYVVDKITYDAGAYLLPFTGISPLFVTLGTMKSLYDFELYYDAIVKVSNKPPQGAYRGFGRPEAILVMERIMDEISKRTKISPIEVRKINVKRKLEGDVGDVNAVIDKLSKKYEELRRIYGKGIGISLYVQYAAPNSEIMVKHEKSLIPGYECVRARLDLDGWIIIETTLTNQGQRMDNSIRKIVSKELGYDKIKVELGKTNINGYGVWASRSMLTAGNAAILAVRKLKEIAKKIDDNLDWEKIARIMRQEPWKLKELSVEECYETPEFVGTVSGQIVVVNKDELGNVKPLYNYIIADVGITGDDEVVKGQLMGGALQAISGSFLENTEDEIEYSIATIAEAPKFEIELLHTPSNTPSGVRGVGENSISGGYAAFINAINDLGLECNKVPCRLSK from the coding sequence ATGGGTTGGACAATAAATTATGTAGATGATATAACTATAGATGGAAATTATGAATATGTAGCATTCATAAGATCTCAATTGAAACACGCAAAGTTCTCAATAGCCGGTAAAGCCTTTACTTACGAAGATCTCAAAGAGTTTAAAATACCTACGGTTTACGATAAGAGCTCATTAAGAATTCCTGACGTGCCATTATTACCTAAATACAAAGCTGTTTATAAATTCCAGCCTCTCGGAATTGTAATAGGTAATGATAGATATGACGCTTTTGATAAAATTGAGGAAGTAGAAGTAAACTACGAGCCATACGAGGGGCCAGTATACGAGGAAGTTCCAGATAATATAATTTTTAAGGACGGCAACGGTAAAGGTGAAGTAAGTTCTGAAAACGAGTTTAACCTTAGGGTCGATTTTAATAGGAATGCACCCTATAGCATGGAAACAAGAATTGTTGCTGTAAAAAATCAAGGAGATCAATTAATTATTCATTTATCCACACAAATTCCCACAGTAGTAAAGATGCTAGTATCTGAAATGCTTGAAATTCCTCAAAATAGAATATCAATAATAGTACCTAATGTAGGAGGAGGATTTGGATTAAAACAAGACGTTAATTATGAGGAGCTTTCTGTAATAGCGTTAGCTTATAAGCTCAATAAGAATTTAAAGTGGGTTGAAACAAGAACAGAAAATGTTATGACTTCTCAAGCTAGAGATCAAACTCACGAATTAAGAGTAGGCTATAGAAATTCTGGCAAACTAGATTATGTTGTAGATAAAATTACTTATGATGCAGGAGCTTATTTATTACCGTTTACTGGAATTTCCCCTCTTTTTGTAACCCTTGGAACAATGAAAAGCCTTTACGATTTCGAATTATATTATGATGCTATAGTTAAGGTTAGTAACAAACCTCCGCAAGGAGCTTATAGAGGGTTCGGAAGGCCAGAGGCAATATTAGTAATGGAAAGGATAATGGATGAAATATCTAAGAGGACTAAAATTTCTCCGATAGAAGTTAGGAAGATAAACGTGAAGAGAAAATTAGAAGGCGACGTTGGTGACGTAAATGCTGTAATAGATAAACTAAGTAAAAAATACGAGGAATTAAGGAGAATTTATGGTAAAGGAATTGGTATAAGCCTTTACGTGCAATATGCAGCTCCAAATTCCGAAATTATGGTAAAGCATGAAAAGTCTTTAATTCCAGGTTACGAATGCGTTAGAGCAAGACTTGATCTGGATGGCTGGATAATTATAGAAACTACTCTGACCAATCAAGGCCAGAGGATGGACAATTCCATAAGGAAAATAGTGTCTAAAGAGTTGGGTTATGATAAGATTAAAGTAGAATTAGGTAAAACTAACATTAACGGTTATGGAGTTTGGGCAAGCAGGTCTATGCTAACTGCCGGAAATGCTGCAATATTAGCAGTTAGAAAATTAAAGGAAATTGCGAAGAAGATAGACGATAACCTCGATTGGGAAAAGATTGCGAGGATAATGAGACAAGAGCCGTGGAAATTAAAGGAATTGAGCGTGGAAGAATGTTATGAGACACCAGAATTTGTTGGTACAGTTAGTGGTCAAATTGTAGTTGTTAATAAGGATGAGTTAGGTAACGTTAAGCCTTTATATAATTACATAATTGCGGACGTAGGCATTACTGGCGATGATGAAGTAGTTAAGGGTCAACTTATGGGCGGAGCATTACAAGCGATAAGCGGATCTTTCTTAGAAAACACTGAAGATGAGATTGAATACTCTATAGCTACCATAGCAGAAGCTCCTAAATTTGAGATAGAGCTATTGCATACGCCTTCCAATACTCCATCTGGAGTAAGAGGAGTAGGAGAAAACAGTATTTCTGGAGGTTATGCAGCTTTCATAAATGCAATAAATGATTTAGGTTTAGAGTGTAATAAAGTTCCATGTAGGTTATCGAAATGA
- a CDS encoding carbon-nitrogen hydrolase family protein, translated as MRIAVIQTYMTWDKKDNVERQVEMVNKAADNGAKIISLDELSNTVYFPFEQNPKYFEFAEDEKGYTIQRFREVAKERKVNIIVPIFERDSRNLNFYNTAFIINDQGEIIGKYRKTHLPQEDKFNEYYFFKVGDLGFPVFNLSGVNVGVIICHDRHFPETVRAEVVKGAWIVFVPSVAAFKEIWELELKAHAVFNTSYVVGINRIGKEYPEQSEEYFGESMIVSPMGEIISKAGNKEEIIYADVNEEEVVKARIKRPFLKKRLNSYGL; from the coding sequence ATGCGTATAGCTGTTATTCAAACATATATGACCTGGGATAAGAAAGATAATGTAGAAAGACAAGTAGAAATGGTAAATAAGGCTGCTGATAACGGCGCAAAAATAATTTCCTTAGATGAACTATCAAACACCGTATATTTTCCATTTGAACAAAATCCTAAATATTTTGAATTTGCAGAAGATGAGAAGGGCTATACTATACAAAGATTTAGGGAAGTCGCAAAAGAGAGAAAAGTAAACATAATCGTTCCTATATTTGAAAGAGACTCAAGGAATCTTAACTTCTATAATACTGCATTCATAATAAACGATCAAGGAGAAATTATAGGCAAATACAGAAAAACGCACTTACCGCAGGAGGATAAATTTAACGAATATTATTTCTTTAAGGTAGGAGACTTAGGTTTTCCAGTATTTAATTTAAGTGGAGTAAATGTAGGAGTAATAATATGTCATGATAGACACTTCCCAGAGACAGTAAGGGCAGAGGTAGTTAAAGGAGCATGGATTGTATTTGTTCCTTCCGTTGCTGCATTTAAGGAAATCTGGGAATTAGAGTTAAAAGCACATGCAGTATTCAATACTTCTTACGTTGTAGGAATAAATAGAATAGGCAAGGAATACCCTGAGCAAAGTGAGGAATACTTTGGGGAGTCCATGATCGTTTCTCCAATGGGCGAGATAATAAGTAAAGCAGGAAATAAAGAAGAGATAATTTACGCAGATGTTAACGAAGAAGAAGTAGTAAAGGCTAGGATAAAGAGGCCGTTCTTAAAAAAGAGATTAAATAGCTATGGACTCTGA
- a CDS encoding amidohydrolase family protein, which produces MILKNLRTLEGKKIDMEINGDRIVKIAENIEGEGIDLGGRIVSPGLVDSHAHIDSNFLLDLCKEASTPKFEEALKVLMECKENLTENEIYSLMKKSIIYYIKAGSLYVRTHVMIDGKKWRERLNSIMKVKEEFKNKIFIQIIGFIQSYDYFNDEIEERIWKAIDFGVDGIGGQPHLQPSVEDGIRMIKKIFDIATQKGILMDFHADYSDDPSSRFSEIIVSEALRRRYFNKVSLSHLLAMHSYHSDYALRLMKWLKEAGISVIVSPITELEGSGAFEDYPKRRGIPRVREMIYNGVNVALGHDDIQNQLNPIGDGDLLKASFALMIGDYMYFSQYFEDLFKLMTYNGAKALNINEYGLKEGMKANLVVFEGNNLKDILVEIKPRRMVISNGKIVYENYSSESIAI; this is translated from the coding sequence ATGATATTAAAAAATTTGAGAACTCTGGAAGGTAAGAAAATTGACATGGAGATAAATGGAGATAGAATTGTAAAAATCGCAGAAAATATTGAAGGTGAAGGAATAGACCTAGGAGGAAGAATAGTATCTCCAGGGCTTGTAGACTCTCATGCCCACATCGATAGTAATTTTCTCTTAGACTTATGCAAAGAGGCTTCTACTCCTAAATTTGAGGAGGCATTAAAAGTATTAATGGAATGTAAAGAAAATTTAACTGAGAATGAAATTTACTCACTAATGAAAAAATCCATAATATATTATATAAAAGCTGGTTCACTTTACGTTAGAACTCACGTAATGATTGATGGTAAAAAATGGAGAGAAAGACTTAACAGTATAATGAAAGTTAAAGAAGAATTCAAGAATAAAATATTTATTCAGATTATAGGCTTTATTCAAAGTTATGATTATTTTAATGATGAAATTGAAGAGCGAATTTGGAAGGCCATAGATTTCGGAGTCGACGGTATAGGCGGACAACCACATTTACAGCCATCGGTAGAAGACGGAATAAGAATGATAAAAAAGATATTTGACATTGCTACACAAAAAGGAATATTAATGGATTTTCACGCAGATTATTCTGATGATCCTAGCTCGAGATTTAGCGAGATAATAGTCTCTGAGGCATTGAGAAGGAGGTATTTTAATAAAGTTTCCCTTAGTCACCTCCTCGCGATGCATTCGTATCACTCAGATTATGCCTTAAGGTTAATGAAGTGGTTAAAAGAAGCAGGAATTAGCGTAATTGTTTCTCCAATAACTGAACTTGAAGGTTCTGGTGCGTTTGAAGACTATCCAAAAAGGAGAGGAATTCCTAGAGTGAGGGAAATGATTTACAACGGAGTTAACGTAGCCTTGGGTCATGACGATATTCAAAACCAGTTAAATCCCATCGGAGATGGAGATTTATTAAAGGCATCCTTTGCTCTAATGATAGGAGACTACATGTACTTTTCACAATACTTTGAAGACCTTTTTAAGCTCATGACTTACAATGGGGCTAAGGCACTAAACATAAACGAGTACGGATTAAAAGAAGGTATGAAGGCCAACCTAGTAGTATTTGAAGGAAATAATTTGAAAGATATTTTAGTTGAAATAAAACCAAGAAGAATGGTTATTAGTAACGGTAAGATAGTTTATGAGAATTACTCTTCAGAGTCCATAGCTATTTAA
- a CDS encoding FAD-binding oxidoreductase, whose protein sequence is MIEVEKILSQYFEVYSDKETLEKYSIDYGYLSPLLSSIRKIPKAVIKIKDEEEIRALMELINEYHFPIIVRGSGSNTLGETIPIKEGTIIVDITGFKGFERRSNYLITRPGSEFNEIGIEDLPTIPTSFYMATIGGYVAGGSLGFGSLRNGAVWDNVKEVEVYTPKGFFSLSGDDVYSVVQSAGTTGIISKIKMRTVKRQGKVKVIRRSFTSLVNAIDFSLKILDDAEFISIRNKQMAELIEPNRKWDKWNVIAGVYGEGEEASLKDLITTFAGTYFTAVNKTKVNYNSLDIPLEKLNYIEGMKAMISCELSKSRNKLFSHTYFLGYDKLPEIEGYSFNLHSYKVNDRVEADRLKKMIDFKRKVDEDDLLNPGKLVFQ, encoded by the coding sequence ATGATAGAAGTAGAGAAAATTTTATCTCAATACTTTGAAGTGTATTCCGATAAAGAGACTTTAGAGAAATATTCAATAGATTACGGTTATCTATCTCCATTATTATCTTCAATAAGAAAGATACCTAAGGCTGTTATTAAAATAAAGGATGAGGAAGAAATAAGAGCTTTAATGGAACTTATTAATGAATACCATTTTCCAATAATTGTAAGAGGATCCGGAAGTAACACGCTGGGTGAAACTATACCTATAAAAGAAGGTACTATTATAGTTGATATAACTGGCTTTAAGGGATTTGAAAGAAGGAGCAATTACCTAATAACTAGGCCAGGGAGCGAATTTAATGAAATAGGCATAGAAGACTTACCTACTATTCCGACTAGCTTTTACATGGCTACGATAGGAGGTTACGTAGCTGGAGGTTCACTGGGTTTTGGTTCTTTAAGAAATGGGGCAGTTTGGGATAACGTTAAGGAAGTGGAAGTTTACACTCCTAAAGGTTTCTTCTCACTTAGTGGTGATGACGTGTATTCAGTAGTACAATCTGCTGGAACTACTGGGATTATAAGCAAGATAAAAATGAGAACTGTAAAAAGACAAGGAAAGGTTAAGGTAATAAGAAGGTCCTTTACTTCACTAGTTAACGCTATAGATTTTTCATTAAAAATTTTGGACGATGCAGAATTCATTAGCATAAGAAATAAGCAAATGGCTGAGTTGATTGAGCCTAATAGGAAATGGGATAAATGGAACGTTATAGCAGGAGTTTACGGCGAGGGAGAAGAAGCTTCATTAAAAGACTTAATAACTACCTTTGCAGGAACATATTTTACAGCTGTAAATAAAACAAAAGTTAATTACAATTCATTAGATATTCCCCTAGAAAAATTAAATTATATTGAAGGAATGAAAGCTATGATATCATGTGAGTTATCTAAATCTAGAAATAAGTTGTTCTCCCACACTTACTTTCTAGGCTATGATAAGTTACCGGAGATTGAAGGCTATAGTTTTAATCTTCACTCTTACAAAGTTAATGATAGAGTTGAGGCGGATAGACTAAAGAAGATGATCGATTTTAAGAGAAAAGTTGATGAAGATGATCTGCTTAACCCTGGAAAGTTGGTGTTTCAATGA
- a CDS encoding dihydroorotase — translation MIIKEVKIITENGIIEGDVKIEGSKIVKVSKVINEREELINGHGKLLLPGGIDNHVHIFKRYLKVPTSDTVRKSTIAAAFGGTTTVIDFAFSDRSPSVEERIEQFKDSFVNYSFHIFASDVTENLINVLKSGFKSVKFMMIEYAGIKSSLSGLIRINDLVRKFDGYIMVHAEDEDLIKSLAEGKKGDPKLHLITRPEETELSAVLRAKAIVDKGVIAHVSSGKTLDIIEGKLLGEVVLHHLILSKEVYDRKDSYLFVTSPPVRNPEELWSRINKIFMIATDHNWFDKEVKEQHREFPDLVPGLPGIELRVPMIITEFIKRNLPLSLAVKLLSENPAKLNRLNKGKIEEGYDADLVIYNQEKKWKISVENTHMADWTPYEGYEVIGKPDTVIINGKIVIENEEIKDDSFTGKLVK, via the coding sequence ATGATAATAAAAGAAGTTAAGATAATAACAGAAAACGGAATTATAGAAGGAGACGTTAAGATAGAAGGAAGCAAAATAGTTAAAGTTAGTAAAGTAATTAACGAGAGAGAAGAATTAATTAACGGTCATGGAAAGCTCTTATTACCCGGAGGAATAGATAACCACGTTCATATTTTCAAAAGATATTTGAAAGTTCCAACGTCTGATACTGTTAGGAAAAGTACTATAGCAGCTGCTTTTGGAGGAACTACAACTGTAATAGACTTTGCCTTCTCTGATAGGTCTCCAAGCGTTGAGGAAAGGATTGAACAATTTAAAGACTCCTTTGTAAATTATTCCTTTCACATATTTGCTAGTGATGTGACTGAGAATTTAATTAATGTATTAAAATCTGGGTTTAAATCCGTGAAATTCATGATGATAGAATATGCAGGAATTAAAAGCTCCTTAAGTGGATTAATAAGAATTAACGATCTCGTGAGGAAATTTGATGGATATATAATGGTTCATGCAGAAGATGAGGATCTAATAAAATCCTTGGCTGAAGGGAAAAAAGGAGATCCTAAACTTCATTTAATAACCAGACCCGAGGAAACTGAGCTTTCAGCAGTATTAAGAGCTAAGGCCATAGTAGATAAAGGCGTAATAGCCCACGTAAGTAGCGGTAAGACTTTAGATATAATTGAAGGAAAACTTTTAGGAGAGGTAGTCCTTCATCATTTAATATTAAGTAAGGAAGTTTATGATAGAAAGGACTCTTATCTATTTGTTACCTCTCCACCAGTTAGAAATCCAGAAGAGCTTTGGAGTAGAATAAATAAGATTTTTATGATCGCTACAGATCATAATTGGTTTGATAAGGAAGTTAAAGAACAACATAGAGAGTTTCCAGACCTTGTACCTGGTTTACCCGGAATAGAACTTAGAGTACCTATGATAATAACAGAATTTATAAAAAGGAATTTGCCTTTAAGTCTAGCCGTCAAATTATTAAGCGAAAATCCTGCAAAGTTGAATAGATTAAATAAAGGAAAAATAGAGGAAGGATATGATGCAGACCTAGTCATCTATAATCAGGAGAAGAAGTGGAAAATATCAGTTGAAAACACTCATATGGCGGATTGGACTCCTTATGAAGGGTACGAAGTCATAGGCAAGCCTGATACTGTAATAATTAATGGTAAAATTGTAATAGAAAACGAGGAAATTAAAGATGATTCCTTTACGGGTAAGCTAGTTAAGTAA
- a CDS encoding aromatic ring-hydroxylating oxygenase subunit alpha, with the protein MYNEWLPVAFSDDVKGLYEVSLLGKDILIIKKGGKLVALSNRCPHRLAKLSKGKLLDEEIQCPYHGWRFNFDGKLTYVPSLGGKINVSLEKYYIKEKYGIIWISIREPKYDIPYIKEWYDESFRKIKCGPYYINANPFRVLENLLDVSHFPYVHDGYLGSPSFPKIPEYEAKLTEEGVIAENISVWQPNPDGIGEGRYFTYTYKVLRPLFLYFSKENDGKVFSMIFTIKPESKDRSIVFAWIFMNYAFDVNEDKIRKFEDEIISQDKEILETQPYEYYLDTKKEIHVKADKASILYRHYLRKTLGEIKELGLVK; encoded by the coding sequence ATGTATAATGAATGGTTACCAGTAGCATTTTCAGACGACGTTAAAGGTCTTTACGAAGTGAGCTTGCTGGGTAAGGATATATTAATTATAAAAAAGGGAGGTAAATTAGTTGCTTTAAGCAATAGATGCCCTCATAGACTAGCTAAACTCTCCAAGGGAAAATTGCTTGATGAAGAAATTCAGTGTCCTTACCATGGCTGGAGATTTAATTTTGATGGTAAACTTACATACGTTCCTTCTTTAGGAGGTAAGATTAATGTTTCATTGGAAAAATATTATATAAAGGAGAAATATGGTATAATATGGATTTCAATTAGAGAGCCTAAATACGATATTCCTTATATTAAGGAATGGTATGATGAAAGTTTTAGGAAAATTAAGTGCGGTCCTTATTACATTAATGCTAACCCGTTTAGAGTCTTAGAGAATCTTTTGGACGTCTCTCATTTTCCATATGTCCACGATGGATATTTAGGCAGTCCTTCTTTTCCTAAGATACCAGAGTACGAGGCAAAATTAACTGAAGAAGGAGTAATAGCCGAAAACATTTCAGTATGGCAACCTAATCCAGACGGAATTGGCGAAGGGAGATATTTTACTTATACTTATAAAGTACTAAGACCGCTATTTTTATACTTCTCAAAGGAAAATGACGGTAAGGTATTTTCGATGATATTTACCATTAAACCCGAAAGTAAAGATAGAAGTATAGTCTTTGCTTGGATTTTCATGAATTATGCATTTGATGTAAATGAGGACAAGATTAGAAAATTTGAAGACGAAATTATATCTCAAGATAAAGAAATTCTAGAAACCCAGCCTTATGAATATTACCTTGATACTAAGAAAGAAATTCACGTTAAGGCAGATAAGGCTTCAATACTTTATAGACATTATTTAAGAAAAACTTTGGGGGAAATAAAAGAGCTGGGTCTTGTAAAATGA